One segment of Thermococcus sp. AM4 DNA contains the following:
- a CDS encoding flagella accessory protein C has translation MALAFLSSLFGKKKKEEVATPEAEEVTYEELEETVENREENEQITQLMERINEIENDLPRIKISIDTIKKQIQELRDDIDRLDKTIKDVMMLYEVISQEINPFKEQMGQENPLSNEIQELRKELENLKMELAQVKNDIKVLAGYGVDIDSIIYEVLAEV, from the coding sequence ATGGCACTGGCTTTCCTTTCATCTTTATTTGGGAAGAAGAAAAAGGAGGAAGTGGCCACCCCCGAAGCGGAGGAAGTAACGTACGAGGAGCTCGAAGAGACCGTGGAGAACAGGGAGGAAAACGAGCAGATAACCCAGCTCATGGAGAGGATAAACGAGATCGAGAACGACCTCCCGAGGATAAAGATAAGCATCGACACCATAAAGAAGCAGATACAGGAGCTCCGCGACGACATCGACAGGCTCGACAAGACCATCAAGGACGTCATGATGCTCTACGAGGTCATCAGCCAGGAGATCAACCCCTTCAAGGAGCAGATGGGGCAGGAGAACCCGCTCAGCAACGAAATACAGGAGCTCAGAAAGGAGCTGGAGAACCTCAAGATGGAGCTGGCCCAGGTCAAGAACGACATCAAGGTGCTGGCAGGGTATGGTGTGGACATAGACTCGATAATCTACGAGGTGCTGGCGGAGGTGTGA